The proteins below come from a single Oncorhynchus gorbuscha isolate QuinsamMale2020 ecotype Even-year linkage group LG12, OgorEven_v1.0, whole genome shotgun sequence genomic window:
- the gpr12 gene encoding G-protein coupled receptor 12, whose protein sequence is MSDAYKALVTSSWLTPDPTAWSSSGDGFTDNATYSPLDSFPPVPPLLVNPWDILLCSSGTLIACENALVVLVIWQNPSLRAPMFLLIGSLALADLLAGLGLVLHFTLAYLLRSDSAQLLTVGLVVASFSASVFSLLAITIDRYLSLYYALTYNSERTAAFTYTMLVLLWGLSLCLGLLPITGVNCLAEESTCSVVRPLTKNNVVVLSVSFLLLFGLMLQLYVQICKIVMHHAHQIALQHHFLSTSPHYVTTRKGVSTLAIILGTFAACWMPFTVYSLVADYTYPPLYTYATLVPATYNSVINPVIYAFRNQEIQQALWLVCCGCIPARVTHRARTPSHV, encoded by the coding sequence ATGAGTGACGCATACAAAGCGTTGGTCACCTCCAGCTggctgacccctgaccccacAGCCTGGTCCAGCAGCGGAGACGGATTCACGGACAACGCCACCTACTCACCTTTGGACTCCTTTCCCCCGGTGCCCCCTCTCCTGGTCAACCCCTGGGACATCTTGCTGTGCTCCTCAGGGACCCTCATCGCCTGTGAGAATGCCCTGGTGGTGCTGGTGATCTGGCAGAACCCGTCTCTCCGAGCCCCCATGTTCCTGCTGATCGGCAGCTTGGCCCTGGCTGACCTCCTGGCTGGTCTGGGCCTGGTGCTCCACTTCACCTTGGCCTACCTGCTGAGGTCTGACTCGGCCCAGCTGCTGACTGTTGGTCTGGTGGTGGCCTCCTTCTCAGCCTCCGTCTTCAGCCTGCTGGCCATCACCATAGACCGTTACCTGTCACTCTACTACGCCCTGACCTACAACTCAGAGCGCACTGCCGCCTTCACCTACACCATGCTGGTCCTCCTCTGgggcctgtctctctgcctgggcCTACTTCCCATCACGGGGGTGAACTGCCTGGCGGAGGAGTCGACATGCAGCGTGGTGCGCCCGCTGACTAAGAACAACGTGGTGGTGCTGTCCGTATCCTTCCTCCTGCTGTTCGGCCTCATGCTGCAGCTGTACGTGCAGATCTGTAAGATCGTCATGCACCACGCCCACCAGATCGCCTTGCAGCATCACTTCCTGTCCACCTCGCCCCACTACGTCACCACCAGGAAGGGCGTGTCCACACTGGCCATCATCCTGGGAACGTTCGCCGCCTGCTGGATGCCCTTCACCGTCTACTCCCTCGTCGCCGACTACACGTACCCACCTCTCTACACCTACGCCACCCTGGTGCCCGCCACCTACAACTCAGTCATCAACCCAGTGATCTACGCCTTCAGGAACCAGGAGATCCAGCAGGCTCTGTGGCTGGTCTGTTGTGGCTGTATACCGGCCAGGGTGACCCACAGGGCACGGACTCCCAGCCACGTCTGA